Proteins encoded by one window of Mycolicibacterium cosmeticum:
- a CDS encoding F0F1 ATP synthase subunit B/delta has product MSIFIGQLIGFAVIAYILWRYVVPPVKTLMAKQQEAVRTALAESAEAARRLADADAMHAKALADARAESSKVTEEARQDSVRITASLTEQAGVDAERIKAQGAQQIQLARQQLVRQLRHGLGDEAVQKAAELVRAHVADPAAQASTVDRFLADLSAMAPSTAVIDTAATGSLRAASRAAVATLTDEFDTVAAGLDADGLTTLAADLASVARLLVAQNTLNKHLAEPTDSAEPKVRLVERLLGGKIGEPALGLVRTAVSQRWSAEADLVNGIEYTARLALLQRAQVAGEVDDVEDQLFRFGRVLDSQPRLSALLSDYTTPAEGRIALLDKVLPGANQTAKALLAQTVGLLRGERADEAVLDLAELAVARRGEIVAHVSAAAELTAAQHARLTEVLTRIYGHPVAIQLHVDPTLLGGLTIAVGDEVIDGSIASRLAAAETGLPD; this is encoded by the coding sequence ATGTCGATTTTCATCGGACAGCTGATCGGCTTCGCCGTGATCGCCTACATCCTGTGGCGCTATGTGGTGCCGCCGGTGAAGACGCTCATGGCAAAGCAGCAGGAAGCCGTTCGCACCGCTCTGGCTGAGAGTGCGGAGGCAGCGCGCAGGCTCGCCGACGCCGACGCCATGCATGCCAAGGCGCTGGCCGATGCCCGCGCGGAGTCCTCCAAGGTCACCGAGGAGGCCCGGCAGGACTCCGTGCGGATCACCGCGTCGCTCACCGAGCAGGCGGGTGTCGACGCGGAGCGGATCAAGGCCCAGGGTGCACAGCAGATCCAGCTGGCTCGTCAGCAGCTGGTCCGCCAGCTGCGGCACGGTCTCGGAGACGAAGCCGTGCAGAAGGCCGCCGAGCTGGTGCGCGCCCACGTCGCCGATCCGGCGGCACAGGCTTCCACCGTGGACCGCTTCCTGGCCGACCTCAGCGCCATGGCGCCGTCCACCGCCGTGATCGACACCGCGGCAACGGGCAGCCTGCGGGCGGCGAGCCGGGCGGCCGTCGCGACGCTGACCGATGAATTCGACACGGTGGCAGCGGGTCTGGACGCCGATGGTCTCACCACCCTGGCCGCCGATCTGGCGTCGGTGGCCCGCCTGCTGGTCGCCCAGAACACGCTCAACAAACATCTGGCCGAGCCGACCGACTCGGCCGAGCCGAAGGTCCGGCTGGTCGAGCGGCTGCTCGGCGGCAAGATCGGTGAGCCGGCCCTCGGGCTGGTCCGCACCGCCGTGTCGCAGCGGTGGTCGGCCGAGGCCGACCTGGTGAACGGCATCGAGTACACGGCGCGGCTGGCGCTGCTGCAGCGCGCGCAGGTGGCCGGCGAGGTCGACGACGTCGAGGACCAGCTGTTCCGGTTCGGCCGCGTCCTGGATTCGCAGCCGCGACTGAGCGCCCTGCTCAGCGACTACACCACCCCGGCCGAGGGTCGAATCGCCCTGTTGGACAAGGTGCTTCCCGGCGCGAACCAGACGGCCAAGGCCCTGCTGGCGCAGACCGTCGGACTGCTGCGCGGCGAACGTGCCGACGAGGCCGTCCTCGATCTGGCCGAGCTCGCCGTCGCCCGCCGCGGCGAGATCGTCGCCCACGTGTCGGCCGCCGCGGAGCTGACCGCGGCCCAGCACGCGCGGCTGACCGAGGTGCTCACCCGCATCTACGGCCACCCGGTCGCCATCCAGCTGCACGTCGACCCGACCCTGCTCGGCGGTCTGACCATCGCCGTCGGCGACGAGGTGATCGACGGCTCCATCGCATCACGACTGGCTGCCGCCGAAACCGGCCTGCCGGATTGA
- a CDS encoding F0F1 ATP synthase subunit B, translating to MGALDTTVLTDGITILASSQAAEEGGGGGNNFLLPNGTFFAVLIIFLIVLGVIWKWVVPPVSKVLAEREAMLAKTAADSRKSAEQVAAAQAEYDQAMANARTEASAIRDEARTAGRQVVDAKRAEASGEVAETVRQANDELAQQGSATQGQLASSVDALSATLASRILGVDVNSGRNK from the coding sequence ATGGGTGCACTCGATACGACCGTCCTGACGGACGGCATCACCATCCTGGCGTCCAGCCAGGCAGCCGAAGAAGGCGGCGGCGGGGGCAACAACTTCCTGCTCCCCAACGGCACCTTCTTCGCCGTGCTGATCATCTTCCTGATCGTGCTGGGCGTGATCTGGAAATGGGTTGTGCCGCCGGTCAGCAAGGTCCTCGCCGAGCGGGAAGCCATGCTGGCCAAGACGGCCGCGGACAGCCGTAAGTCGGCCGAACAGGTTGCGGCCGCGCAAGCCGAATACGACCAGGCGATGGCCAACGCCCGTACCGAAGCCTCCGCGATCCGCGACGAGGCCAGGACGGCAGGCCGACAGGTCGTGGACGCCAAGCGGGCCGAAGCCAGCGGTGAGGTGGCCGAGACCGTACGCCAGGCCAATGACGAACTGGCTCAACAGGGTTCGGCCACCCAGGGGCAGCTGGCTTCCTCGGTCGACGCGCTGTCGGCCACCCTCGCCAGCCGCATCCTCGGCGTCGACGTGAATTCGGGACGGAACAAGTAG
- a CDS encoding F0F1 ATP synthase subunit C, with protein MDANALITAGALIGGGLIMGGGAIGAGIGDGIAGNALISGIARQPEAQGRLFTPFFITVGLVEAAYFINLAFMALFVFATPAYSG; from the coding sequence ATGGATGCAAACGCCCTCATCACGGCGGGTGCGCTGATCGGCGGCGGCCTGATCATGGGTGGCGGCGCGATCGGCGCCGGTATCGGTGACGGTATCGCCGGTAACGCGCTGATCTCCGGCATCGCCCGGCAGCCCGAGGCCCAGGGCCGGCTGTTCACCCCGTTCTTCATCACCGTCGGTCTGGTCGAAGCCGCGTACTTCATCAACCTGGCCTTCATGGCGCTGTTCGTCTTCGCCACCCCGGCGTACTCGGGCTAG
- the atpB gene encoding F0F1 ATP synthase subunit A: MTEIVLAAEGAEGGGGAAIHVGHHTMVFEWLGMTFNGDTILATAITAVIIIGLAFFLKSKVTSTDVPGGVQLFWEALTIQMRQQIEGSIGMKIAPFVLPLSIALFAFILISNWLAVLPLQYGGPDGAAAEWYKPPASDINFVLALALFVFVCYHAAGFWRRGLVGHPIKVLKGHVSILAPINIVEELAKPISLALRLFGNIFAGGILVALIAMFPWYIQWAPNAIWKTFDLFVGLIQAFIFALLTILYFSQSMELDHDDENAHH; this comes from the coding sequence ATGACTGAGATCGTTCTCGCCGCAGAGGGCGCCGAAGGAGGCGGCGGCGCCGCCATCCACGTCGGGCATCACACCATGGTGTTCGAGTGGCTGGGCATGACGTTCAACGGCGACACCATCCTGGCGACCGCCATCACGGCCGTCATCATCATCGGGCTGGCCTTCTTCCTGAAGTCCAAGGTCACCTCGACCGACGTGCCCGGTGGTGTGCAGCTGTTCTGGGAGGCGCTGACCATCCAGATGCGCCAGCAGATCGAGGGCTCGATCGGCATGAAGATCGCCCCCTTCGTGCTGCCGCTGTCCATCGCGCTGTTCGCCTTCATCCTGATCTCGAACTGGCTGGCGGTGCTGCCGCTGCAGTACGGCGGTCCGGACGGTGCGGCCGCCGAGTGGTACAAGCCGCCGGCCTCCGACATCAACTTCGTGCTGGCGCTCGCGCTGTTCGTGTTCGTCTGCTACCACGCCGCCGGCTTCTGGCGGCGCGGCCTGGTCGGCCACCCGATCAAGGTGCTCAAGGGCCACGTCAGCATCCTGGCGCCGATCAACATCGTCGAGGAACTGGCCAAGCCGATCTCGCTGGCACTGCGACTCTTCGGCAACATCTTCGCCGGCGGCATCCTGGTGGCACTGATCGCGATGTTCCCCTGGTACATCCAGTGGGCACCCAACGCCATCTGGAAAACCTTCGACCTCTTCGTCGGCCTCATCCAGGCCTTCATCTTCGCGCTGCTGACGATCCTGTACTTCAGCCAGTCGATGGAGCTGGACCACGATGACGAGAACGCTCACCACTAA
- a CDS encoding ATP synthase subunit I: MTTPAQDAPLVFPSVAFRPLRLFVVCVVLTALAILAAGFTGHIFFGVFFGVGLGLGLLNALLVRRAVESITAEDHPLKKKMAINSATRLLVITAVALAIAIVFKAHGGIAVLFGLAIFQALLVLSTSLPVLKKIRKDGLDVQATAGTPGTEPKD, from the coding sequence GTGACGACGCCAGCGCAGGATGCGCCGTTGGTGTTTCCCTCCGTGGCTTTCCGTCCGTTGCGTCTGTTCGTCGTCTGCGTCGTGCTCACGGCTCTCGCCATTCTCGCCGCCGGATTCACCGGCCACATCTTCTTCGGCGTTTTCTTCGGCGTCGGTCTCGGTCTGGGTTTGCTCAACGCGCTGCTGGTGCGCCGCGCGGTCGAGTCGATCACGGCAGAGGACCACCCACTCAAGAAGAAAATGGCCATAAACTCCGCGACGCGGCTGTTGGTGATCACCGCCGTCGCGCTGGCAATCGCAATCGTCTTCAAGGCACATGGCGGGATTGCCGTCCTGTTCGGCTTGGCGATCTTCCAGGCACTGCTGGTGCTGTCCACCAGCCTTCCGGTGCTGAAGAAGATCCGTAAAGACGGGCTCGACGTGCAAGCCACCGCCGGCACTCCTGGCACGGAACCGAAGGATTGA
- a CDS encoding glycosyltransferase family 4 protein, with amino-acid sequence MVPVLTSQVAAHLPAQTLALSDRGAGVPLRELALVGLTAAIITYFATGWCRVLATRVGAVAYPRERDVHLQPTPRMGGLAMYVGVAFAILLASQLPALNRGFVYSTGMPAVVVAGGLIMFVGLIDDRWGLDALTKFAGQITAASVLVTMGVAWSVLYIPIGGVGTLVLDQVTSILLTLALTVSIVNAMNFIDGLDGLAAGLGLITALAICIFSIGLLRDHGGDVLFYPPAMISVVLAGACLGFLPHNFHRAKIFMGDSGSMLIGLMLAAASTTAAGPISQNAYGARDVFALLSPFLLVVAVMFVPALDTLLAIVRRTRKGLSPFSPDKMHLHHRLLQIGHSHRRVVLLIYLWVGIVAFGAASTTFFDPRYTGVVMLAAIVVAGIVTLIPLLRRREQSAD; translated from the coding sequence GTGGTGCCGGTACTGACCTCCCAGGTCGCTGCGCACCTGCCCGCCCAAACGCTGGCGCTGTCCGACCGCGGTGCCGGCGTCCCGCTGCGCGAGCTCGCACTGGTCGGTCTGACGGCCGCGATCATCACCTACTTCGCCACCGGCTGGTGCCGCGTGCTGGCCACCCGCGTCGGCGCGGTCGCCTACCCCCGCGAGCGCGATGTGCACCTGCAACCGACCCCGCGGATGGGCGGGCTGGCCATGTACGTCGGGGTGGCCTTCGCGATCCTGCTGGCCTCCCAGCTGCCGGCGCTCAACCGCGGTTTCGTGTACTCGACGGGGATGCCTGCCGTCGTGGTGGCGGGCGGACTCATCATGTTCGTCGGGCTGATCGACGATCGGTGGGGCCTGGACGCCTTGACCAAATTCGCCGGCCAGATCACCGCCGCCAGCGTGCTGGTGACGATGGGGGTGGCGTGGAGCGTGCTCTACATCCCCATCGGCGGGGTGGGCACGCTGGTGCTCGACCAGGTCACCTCGATCCTGCTCACGCTCGCGCTGACGGTGTCGATCGTCAACGCGATGAACTTCATCGACGGCCTCGACGGGCTGGCGGCCGGGCTGGGCCTGATCACCGCCCTGGCCATCTGCATCTTCTCCATCGGACTGCTGCGCGACCACGGTGGCGATGTGCTGTTCTACCCGCCGGCGATGATCTCGGTGGTGTTGGCCGGCGCCTGCCTGGGCTTCCTGCCGCACAACTTCCACCGCGCCAAGATCTTCATGGGTGACTCCGGTTCGATGCTGATCGGGTTGATGCTGGCCGCCGCCTCGACCACCGCGGCGGGACCGATCTCGCAGAACGCGTACGGGGCCCGCGACGTGTTCGCCCTGCTGTCGCCCTTCCTGCTGGTGGTCGCGGTGATGTTCGTTCCGGCGCTGGACACCCTGCTGGCGATCGTGCGCCGGACCCGGAAAGGGTTGAGTCCGTTCAGTCCGGACAAGATGCACCTCCACCACCGTTTGCTGCAGATCGGTCACTCGCATCGACGGGTGGTTTTGCTGATCTACCTGTGGGTCGGCATCGTCGCGTTCGGCGCGGCCAGCACGACGTTCTTCGACCCGCGGTACACCGGCGTGGTCATGCTGGCGGCCATCGTGGTCGCCGGAATCGTCACCTTGATACCGCTGCTCCGGCGACGGGAACAGTCCGCCGACTGA
- a CDS encoding L-threonylcarbamoyladenylate synthase has product MSEMFDCADPDQRAAGLASAVSAAKGGRLVVLPTDTVYGIGADAFDNDAVSALLAAKGRGRDMPVGVLVGSWHTIDGLVYAVPPAARELIQAFWPGALSLVVRHAPSLQWDLGNSAGTVMLRMPLHPVAIELLREVGPMAVSSANISGNPAAVTAQDARTQLGERVEVYLDAGPSPRGAASTIVDLTGASPRVLREGPVGVDEIAKVLGVEAETLG; this is encoded by the coding sequence ATGTCCGAGATGTTCGATTGCGCCGACCCCGATCAGCGGGCGGCCGGGCTGGCCTCGGCGGTCAGCGCCGCCAAGGGCGGCCGGTTGGTCGTGCTGCCCACCGACACCGTGTACGGGATCGGCGCCGACGCTTTCGACAACGACGCGGTGAGCGCGCTGCTGGCCGCCAAGGGCCGGGGCCGGGACATGCCCGTCGGGGTGCTGGTCGGATCCTGGCACACGATCGACGGACTGGTCTACGCCGTGCCGCCGGCGGCACGTGAACTCATCCAGGCGTTCTGGCCCGGCGCGCTGAGCCTGGTGGTGCGGCATGCGCCGTCGCTGCAGTGGGACCTGGGCAACTCGGCAGGGACCGTGATGCTGCGGATGCCGCTGCACCCGGTGGCCATCGAGCTGCTGCGCGAGGTCGGCCCGATGGCGGTGTCCAGCGCGAACATCTCCGGCAACCCCGCGGCGGTGACCGCCCAGGACGCCCGCACCCAGCTGGGGGAGCGGGTCGAGGTCTACCTCGACGCCGGTCCGTCACCGCGGGGCGCGGCGTCGACGATCGTCGACCTCACCGGCGCGAGCCCCCGCGTGCTGCGCGAGGGTCCGGTCGGCGTCGACGAGATCGCCAAGGTGCTCGGCGTCGAAGCCGAAACACTCGGCTGA
- the prmC gene encoding peptide chain release factor N(5)-glutamine methyltransferase — protein MTGQREAGGGSHIDTDLRQAIADATAELSAAGIHSARVDAELLAAHAAGVDRGRLTVVEPDAAFVDRYGALVARRAQRIPLQHIVGSAAFGPLMLQVGPGVFIPRPETEALLEWAQAQPLPPDALIVDLCTGSGALAAALAHHRPTARVVAVDDSAEALRYAEMNCRATSVRLLQADVTDPDLLTELNGTVDLIVSNPPYIPLGADLDPEVAQHDPAHALFGGADGMSVIGPIVAAAARLLRPGGRIGVEHDDATSAATADLFARAAAFTDITARRDLTGRPRFVTATRIE, from the coding sequence GTCAGCGAGAAGCCGGCGGCGGATCGCACATCGATACCGACCTGCGGCAGGCCATCGCCGACGCGACCGCCGAACTGTCGGCCGCCGGAATCCATTCGGCACGCGTCGACGCCGAACTGCTGGCCGCGCACGCCGCGGGTGTGGACCGCGGCCGGCTCACCGTAGTCGAACCGGACGCCGCATTCGTCGACCGCTACGGTGCGCTCGTCGCGCGCCGCGCGCAGCGAATCCCGTTGCAGCACATCGTCGGAAGCGCCGCGTTCGGGCCGTTGATGCTGCAGGTCGGGCCCGGCGTGTTCATCCCCAGGCCGGAGACCGAGGCGCTGCTGGAATGGGCCCAGGCCCAGCCGTTGCCGCCCGATGCACTGATCGTTGACCTGTGCACCGGGTCGGGCGCCCTGGCCGCCGCGTTGGCGCACCACCGACCCACGGCCCGCGTCGTCGCGGTCGACGATTCCGCCGAGGCGCTGCGCTATGCCGAGATGAACTGCCGCGCCACGTCGGTGCGGTTGCTGCAGGCCGATGTCACCGACCCGGACCTGCTGACCGAACTGAACGGCACCGTCGACCTGATCGTCAGCAACCCGCCCTACATCCCGCTCGGCGCCGATCTGGATCCCGAAGTGGCCCAACATGATCCGGCCCATGCGCTGTTCGGCGGAGCGGACGGCATGTCGGTGATCGGGCCGATCGTCGCCGCCGCGGCCCGGCTGCTGCGGCCCGGCGGGCGGATCGGTGTCGAACACGACGACGCCACCTCCGCCGCGACCGCCGACCTGTTCGCCCGGGCGGCGGCGTTCACCGACATCACCGCCCGCCGTGATCTCACCGGGCGGCCGCGCTTCGTGACGGCTACCAGGATCGAGTGA